In one window of Solanum pennellii chromosome 2, SPENNV200 DNA:
- the LOC107009514 gene encoding plant cysteine oxidase 2, which produces MMTEKIDRKGNENGELKKKRKRQKIGMSRVQKLYRTCKQVFTNCKPGVVPSPENVELVKSVLDKMTEADVGLRPNMPYFKSTVSDKPPKITYLHLHECDKFSIGIFCLPPKAVIPLHNHPGMTVFSKLLFGKMHIKSYDWADNLHPKSTTPSANISDRDCTGLRLAKLKVNSMFKAPCKTSILYPAEGGNMHCFTAKTACAVLDVLGPPYCDPDGRHCQYYYDFPFANMSVNDFLVPEEEQSEYAWLKERDKPEDLTVAGALYSGPNLV; this is translated from the exons ATGATGACGGAGAAAATCGATCGAAAGGGTAACGAGAACGGAGAGTTGAAGAAGAAGCGGAAGCGGCAGAAAATAGGAATGTCAAGGGTTCAGAAACTCTATCGAACTTGCAAACAAGTTTTCACTAATTGCAAACCTGGCGTTGTGCCGTCACCGGAAAATGTTGAACTTGTCAAGTCAGTTTTgg ATAAGATGACTGAAGCAGATGTTGGCTTAAGACCAAATATGCCATATTTCAAGTCAACTGTATCAGATAAACCTCCTAAAATAACATACTTGCATCTCCATGAATGTGACAAATTCTCG ATTGGTATCTTTTGCTTACCACCAAAAGCAGTCATTCCTCTTCATAACCATCCTGGAATGACAGTTTTCAGCAAGCTTCTCTTTGGGAAAATGCACATAAAATCTTATGATTGGGCGGACAATCTCCATCCCAAATCAACTACACCAAGTGCCAATATTTCTGACA GGGATTGTACAGGTCTGCGTCTCGCAAAATTGAAGGTGAATTCCATGTTCAAAGCTCCTTGCAAAACTTCAATCCTCTATCCAGCTGAAGGAGGTAATATGCACTGCTTCACAGCAAAGACAGCTTGCGCCGTACTAGATGTTCTCGGCCCACCTTATTGTGATCCTGACGGTCGCCACTGCCAATACTACTATGACTTCCCCTTTGCCAACATGTCAG TGAATGACTTTTTAGTACCTGAAGAAGAGCAAAGTGAGTATGCATGGCTCAAAGAGAGGGATAAACCTGAGGACTTAACTGTAGCTGGAGCACTGTATAGTGGACCAAATTTAGTGTAG